The following coding sequences are from one Liolophura sinensis isolate JHLJ2023 chromosome 12, CUHK_Ljap_v2, whole genome shotgun sequence window:
- the LOC135479514 gene encoding uncharacterized protein LOC135479514 — MGLCFVETLITATLGYKATFIVSCVVTSLSCLLYSLLTVYSDFASENPVLVYITQLFLSCANWIASLAIIRFNIQLFPRAHTGKLIAVIWSMYCLAKIFFAGSMNFFFRDNFPAFFLTIAIASTVLFVPCFLLLHKFITISKEQSILEWARNDSKTGYQAMDKKESVPKEQVEHFTSPRTVLRSRYFHFMFWSSVAFYSCALSCMNNITIMAHSAKVANPLTTVYLLSVSILIPRFSFGFIFDKFRFELCGFLLLAICYFSLAAAVGIGMVWFTVHSVYLMTVFIGIAVGPSSTIAIAMLVFRFGRSHISVLSSSFYFCLAMSQLLLQLLIGFIYDNKAFSRKRTNDSCEGKSCFFWSFFTMLVIIVICIAIQVVNYFWVIYLAEKKTENSAVENSDEDEENKMLLCDKQNGM, encoded by the exons ATGGGCTTATGTTTCGTGGAGACTCTCATCACAGCTACTCTCGGTTACAAAGCTACTTTTATCGTGAGCTGCGTTGTTACCTCATTGTCTTGCCTGTTGTACTCCCTGCTGACCGTTTACAGCGATTTCGCCAGTGAGAACCCAGTTCTGGTCTACATTACTCAGCTCTTCCTTT CATGTGCGAACTGGATCGCGTCTTTAGCAATCATTCGTTTCAACATACAACTGTTCCCTCGCGCTCACACTGGCAAGTTGATCGCTGTGATTTGGTCCATGTATTGTCTGGCGAAGATTTTTTTCGCTGGATCTATGAACTTTTTCTTTCGGGATAATTTCCCTGCATTTTTCCTCACAATAGCCATCGCCTCGACTGTTTTGTTCGTGCCATGTTTTCTTCTGTTGCATAAATTTATCACCATAAGCAAAGAACAGTCGATTTTGGAATGGGCAAGGAATGACTCTAAAACTGGGTATCAAGCAATGGACAAAAAAGAGTCTGTGCCAAAGGAACAAGTTGAGCATTTCACTTCGCCAAGAACGGTGCTCCGCTCcagatattttcatttcatgttttgGTCGAGCGTGGCGTTCTACTCATGCGCACTAAGTTGTATGAATAACATCACCATCATGGCTCATTCGGCAAAAGTGGCAAACCCTCTGACGACTGTGTATTTGTTATCCGTGTCAATTTTAATCCCCAGATTCAGCTTTGGATTCATCTTCGACAAGTTTCGCTTTGAACTCTGTGGATTTCTGCTGCTGGCTATTTGCTATTTCAGCCTAGCCGCGGCCGTTGGGATTGGCATGGTGTGGTTTACCGTCCATTCCGTTTATCTAATGACAGTATTCATTGGGATAGCAGTTGGACCGAGCTCCACGATTGCTATTGCAATGCTTGTCTTCCGTTTTGGACGCAGTCACATCAGTGTCCTATCATCATCGTTTTACTTTTGTCTGGCCATGTCACAGCTACTATTACAGCTATTAATCGGCTTCATTTACGACAACAAAGCATTTAGCCGTAAAAGAACTAATGATTCTTGTGAAGGGAAAAGTTGTTTTTTCTGGTCATTCTTCACAATGTTAGTCATTATCGTAATATGCATTGCGATCCAAGTTGTGAACTATTTTTGGGTAATTTATTTGGCCGAAAAGAAAACGGAAAACTCAGCAGTGGAAAACTCTGACGAAGacgaagaaaacaaaatgttattgtGTGACAAACAGAATGGGATGTGA